A section of the Longimicrobiales bacterium genome encodes:
- a CDS encoding amidohydrolase family protein codes for MIRWTREAARIAAVAVLSIGMVTALTTPTALDAQTLDALSPQVREFVSFENDQVLIRNVTLIDGTGAPAQRGASVLIDGDRISAVAPAGTELPVSPGTRIFDGSGQTLIPGLVMLHEHMFYPSGQARYNTNEQSFPPLYLAGGVTTMRTGGSVDPYSDLSTRRLIEAGRIPGPHMDVTGPYLEGPGGFIRSFPQLATPEQAVAHVNFWMDQGATSFKAYNLITRETLGAGIEAAHARGAKVTGHLCSITYQEAADLGIDNLEHGFFAATDWVQNKEPDQCPRGQDLRYLDLDLDAPEFTDVVDHLIESGVALTSTLTVVERRASGRPAPPYGAQQAMLPELHESVMARVERNAQREDNPATALLHRYMEMEKAFYDRGGFLVVGTDPTGGGDVVPGYANQRAIQLLIEMGLTVEEAVEVSTKNGAIYLGQDDEIGTIEAGKRADLVLINGDVTTDIEQFRRMRIVFKDGVAYDSAKLFDSVKGWAGVR; via the coding sequence ATGATCCGCTGGACGCGAGAGGCGGCCCGAATCGCCGCAGTGGCTGTTCTTTCGATCGGCATGGTGACGGCACTGACAACACCGACTGCGCTCGACGCTCAGACACTAGACGCTCTGTCCCCACAGGTGCGCGAGTTCGTCAGCTTCGAGAACGATCAGGTGCTGATTCGAAACGTCACCCTGATCGACGGCACAGGGGCTCCTGCACAGCGGGGCGCCTCGGTGCTGATTGATGGCGACCGCATCTCCGCCGTGGCGCCGGCGGGCACCGAACTGCCTGTGTCGCCGGGGACTCGAATCTTCGACGGCAGCGGCCAGACGCTGATCCCCGGCCTGGTGATGCTACACGAGCACATGTTCTACCCGTCGGGTCAGGCGCGGTACAACACGAACGAGCAGTCCTTCCCACCGCTGTACTTGGCGGGCGGCGTAACGACAATGCGCACCGGCGGAAGTGTCGACCCGTACTCGGATCTCAGCACCCGCCGCCTCATTGAAGCGGGCCGGATTCCCGGACCCCACATGGACGTGACGGGGCCCTATCTGGAGGGCCCTGGGGGCTTCATTCGATCCTTCCCTCAGCTCGCAACTCCGGAGCAGGCGGTGGCGCATGTGAATTTCTGGATGGACCAGGGTGCGACGTCGTTCAAGGCGTACAACCTGATCACGCGCGAAACGCTAGGTGCCGGCATCGAGGCGGCGCACGCGCGCGGCGCGAAGGTCACCGGGCACCTGTGTTCGATCACCTACCAGGAAGCGGCCGACCTTGGCATCGACAACCTGGAGCATGGCTTCTTCGCCGCGACCGACTGGGTACAGAACAAGGAGCCGGACCAGTGCCCTCGAGGGCAGGACCTGCGTTACCTCGACCTCGACCTGGACGCTCCTGAGTTCACGGACGTTGTTGACCACCTGATCGAATCAGGTGTGGCGCTCACCTCCACCCTCACGGTCGTGGAACGCCGTGCTAGCGGGCGTCCTGCTCCGCCCTACGGCGCGCAGCAGGCGATGCTCCCCGAGCTCCACGAGTCAGTGATGGCTCGCGTTGAGCGGAACGCACAACGTGAAGACAATCCAGCAACGGCCCTGCTCCATCGTTACATGGAGATGGAGAAGGCGTTCTACGATCGAGGGGGCTTCCTAGTCGTGGGCACAGACCCCACGGGTGGCGGAGACGTCGTGCCCGGATACGCGAACCAGCGTGCGATCCAACTCCTTATTGAGATGGGCCTCACCGTGGAAGAAGCCGTCGAGGTGTCTACCAAGAACGGGGCAATCTACCTGGGGCAGGACGATGAGATCGGTACGATCGAAGCCGGCAAGCGGGCAGATCTAGTTCTGATCAACGGAGACGTGACCACAGACATCGAGCAGTTCCGCCGCATGCGAATCGTCTTCAAGGACGGAGTGGCCTACGACTCGGCGAAACTCTTCGACTCCGTGAAGGGCTGGGCCGGCGTCCGTTGA
- a CDS encoding TonB-dependent receptor: MRPRLAGFLGFSLSVLLALAAPVSAQQATIAGRVIDGSTMQPLASVQVQIVGSASATGVLSDASGNFSISVSSGSYSVVFTLIGHQTHRVDGVSVANGGTERVEVQMTSTVLALDPLSVTVNRGREERTSVAPAQVNVVTAELIEEISATSAVDYVKAMPGVDVIQTGINQSNTVTRGFNNVFSGALLVLTDNRYARVPSLRLNAYNMIPATPLDVERVEVVLGPAAALYGPNSANGVMHIITTSPIDKPGSSFSIAGGGRNIFHGVFRQAWKFSDKAGLKFSGQYFRGDDFEYFDPSESGGTNPLIGARNFKSERFSGEVRLDLRPWDNPDDEIIFTYGLNELVSSIELTGIGAGQGDNWRYQFGQVQVSKGRLYAQAFINNSGAGDSFLLRTGQPLVDKSKMIATQLQYGLEFGGRLDLLAGFDYSKTTPNTEGTINGSNEDFDETTEYGAYVHGTLSLTDRVDLVAALRADDHEHLEETVFSPRAALVFTPAEGHSFRGTYNRAFGTPTTNNLFLDLVAGQIPITPTIGYNVRAFGVPSTGLTFRNTCAGGVNNHCMYSPFAPGVQMPATGAALWDAVVVPLALSDPMLMHTLGLLGISAQAFASIVGAPQPGELASNLLRFNSENPAVPFLPDPGVSPVGSIKPTITNTFELGYNGLIGDKLRIAVAGYRTKINDFVGPLRVETPSVFLDGNSVAQYLVTRLTGAGVPLQYASGIAAAIAPTAARVPLGTIQADQRTGSDLILTYRNFGDVEFYGADLGLEYHATDKVTMIGSYSRVSADCHDLNNDGICTGSTDIALNAPMNKGSFGMRYDNKLAGTFVNGRVRYSDGFPMNSGVYVGDVESYSVFDLNFGYRVPGYSGMIVSVTLNNAFNKLHQEFIGAPRMGRIGMLKIQYEF, encoded by the coding sequence ATGCGTCCTCGACTAGCTGGCTTTCTCGGATTCTCGCTTTCAGTCTTACTTGCCCTTGCTGCACCAGTCAGTGCTCAGCAAGCGACGATCGCCGGACGTGTGATCGACGGCAGTACGATGCAGCCGCTCGCCTCAGTGCAGGTACAGATCGTTGGAAGCGCCAGCGCGACGGGTGTCCTTTCGGACGCCTCAGGCAACTTCTCCATTAGCGTCTCCTCCGGATCGTACTCCGTCGTGTTCACGCTTATCGGGCACCAAACGCATCGTGTAGATGGCGTCAGTGTCGCGAACGGTGGCACCGAGCGAGTAGAAGTCCAGATGACTTCTACCGTGCTGGCGCTCGACCCGCTCTCGGTTACAGTCAACCGTGGTCGAGAAGAAAGAACCTCTGTCGCGCCTGCCCAGGTCAACGTCGTGACCGCAGAGCTGATCGAGGAAATTTCCGCGACCTCCGCAGTCGACTACGTCAAAGCCATGCCCGGTGTCGACGTAATCCAGACCGGCATCAACCAGAGCAACACGGTGACACGAGGCTTCAACAACGTGTTCTCCGGTGCACTGTTGGTTCTAACGGACAACCGGTACGCCCGCGTGCCGTCTCTCCGCCTGAACGCCTACAACATGATCCCGGCCACGCCGCTCGACGTCGAGCGAGTCGAAGTCGTACTCGGCCCGGCAGCCGCACTGTACGGACCGAACTCGGCCAACGGTGTCATGCACATCATCACGACGTCACCCATCGACAAACCGGGTTCGAGCTTCAGCATCGCCGGCGGTGGTCGGAACATCTTCCACGGCGTCTTCCGCCAAGCTTGGAAATTCAGCGATAAGGCTGGCCTGAAGTTCTCCGGCCAGTACTTCCGGGGCGACGACTTCGAGTATTTCGATCCGAGCGAGAGCGGCGGGACGAACCCGCTCATCGGCGCACGCAACTTCAAGAGTGAGCGCTTTAGTGGCGAGGTCCGTCTCGACCTGCGTCCGTGGGACAACCCAGATGACGAAATCATCTTCACCTACGGACTGAACGAGCTGGTCAGCTCCATTGAATTGACCGGAATCGGCGCAGGACAGGGTGACAACTGGCGTTACCAGTTCGGGCAGGTACAGGTGAGCAAGGGCCGTCTCTACGCCCAGGCCTTCATTAACAATTCCGGCGCCGGGGATTCGTTCCTTCTTCGCACGGGCCAGCCACTCGTCGACAAGTCGAAGATGATCGCGACACAACTGCAATACGGCCTGGAGTTTGGAGGGCGTCTCGACCTCTTAGCGGGTTTCGACTACAGCAAGACGACACCGAACACCGAAGGCACGATCAACGGGTCCAACGAAGACTTCGATGAGACCACCGAGTACGGCGCATACGTACACGGAACTCTCTCCCTGACGGACAGAGTCGACTTGGTCGCCGCCCTCCGAGCGGACGACCACGAACACCTGGAAGAGACCGTGTTCTCGCCACGCGCTGCGCTCGTGTTCACCCCTGCGGAGGGACACTCTTTCCGAGGGACGTACAACCGGGCCTTCGGCACCCCGACTACGAACAATCTCTTCCTCGACCTGGTTGCGGGTCAGATCCCGATCACACCGACCATCGGCTACAACGTTCGGGCGTTCGGTGTCCCGTCGACGGGGCTGACGTTTAGGAACACGTGTGCCGGCGGTGTGAACAATCACTGCATGTACTCCCCGTTCGCGCCTGGCGTGCAGATGCCGGCGACCGGCGCAGCGCTTTGGGACGCGGTCGTGGTCCCGCTGGCGCTTTCGGATCCAATGCTAATGCACACGCTCGGACTCCTGGGCATTTCGGCTCAGGCCTTCGCATCGATCGTCGGCGCACCGCAGCCGGGTGAACTGGCGTCGAACCTGCTTCGCTTCAACAGCGAAAATCCCGCAGTGCCCTTCTTGCCCGACCCGGGCGTGAGCCCGGTCGGAAGCATCAAGCCAACGATCACCAACACGTTCGAGCTCGGGTACAACGGTCTCATCGGTGACAAGCTACGCATCGCGGTGGCAGGCTACCGGACGAAGATCAACGACTTCGTTGGCCCGCTCCGGGTCGAGACGCCGAGCGTGTTCCTCGATGGCAACTCGGTCGCGCAATATCTCGTAACGCGGCTCACCGGGGCGGGAGTACCGCTGCAGTACGCGAGCGGCATCGCCGCGGCAATCGCGCCCACGGCAGCCCGCGTGCCTCTCGGTACTATCCAGGCAGACCAGCGGACCGGTTCGGATCTGATCCTGACCTACCGCAATTTCGGTGACGTGGAGTTCTACGGAGCCGACCTGGGCCTGGAATACCACGCGACGGATAAGGTCACGATGATCGGTTCCTACTCACGCGTCAGTGCAGACTGTCATGACTTAAACAACGACGGCATCTGCACCGGTTCGACGGACATCGCGCTGAACGCTCCGATGAACAAAGGTTCGTTCGGCATGCGCTACGACAACAAGCTGGCCGGAACGTTCGTTAACGGTAGGGTTCGCTACAGCGACGGGTTCCCCATGAACTCGGGTGTCTACGTCGGCGACGTGGAGAGCTACTCGGTCTTCGACCTGAACTTTGGCTACCGAGTGCCCGGTTACTCGGGCATGATCGTGTCCGTGACGCTGAACAACGCGTTCAACAAACTGCACCAAGAGTTCATTGGTGCTCCGAGAATGGGACGCATTGGGATGCTGAAGATCCAGTACGAGTTCTAG
- a CDS encoding M14 family metallopeptidase, whose protein sequence is MNAYRPCGIFTAATLLFVASAPLSAQSVTPPEEHFGHEIGADYQLPNYTQHMAYWHTLERESDRVVLDEIGRTAEDRPQMMAIVTSPANQARLEEYRQISRRLALAEGLDEAAARELAAEGKAVIWIDGGLHASEVLGAQQLTETLYQMASGTDTETMRLLDDVIILFTHANPDGHELLGDWYMREDDPLERTTGGIPTLYQKYVGHDNNRDSYLVSQPETENMARVLYIDWMPQIMYNHHQIGPAGAIMWAPPFRYPANYNIDPLVLSGIEQVGMAMQSRFIFEDKPGVTMREGGPFSTWWNGGLRTTAYFHNIVGLLTETQGNPTPITVPFIPSRIMPDGDYLLPIEPQPWHFRQSIDYSVTANRAVLDYASRYREQLLMNIWKAGSNQIAKGNTDTWRVTPSRMAALGDVLAENNAEERFVGPQTGALAGYFSMGSPTEYFDELRKPEDRDPRGYILRSDQADFPTATKFVNTLIKNGVTAHRATRDFDVMGTSYPANSWVVKSAQAYRGHVLDMFEPQDHPNDFKYEGGPPVAPYDNAGYTLAYQMGIDFDRILEGFDGPFEKVEGMARPPAGIVANATGAVGYMLNHAANDVSIITNRLLEEGMEVSWITEPATMGGRTFPAGTVWVPAASGVADRLAEWGAELGISATGVSSTPTSAMLALNTVRVGLWDRYGGSMPSGWTRWLFEQFEFPYEMVYPDDLNAGDLRDNFDVIVFVTGAIPAQDGGGGDGFAIFGAGPDEESIPDEYQHMLGNVTVAETVPELVEFMEEGGTVVAIGSSIAMAQHAGLPLSNHIVDGEGQALGEEDYYVPGSVLRVKVDNTRPLAFGMPSELDVFFSNSPVMRLGPAAVAAGVNPIAWFDSDAPLRSGWAWGQHRLNGGLAMAEAKVGEGNLFLFGPEITMRGQPHGTFQFLFNGIYLAGAQPRPGRPIS, encoded by the coding sequence ATGAACGCCTACCGCCCGTGCGGCATCTTCACCGCCGCCACCCTGCTTTTCGTAGCCAGCGCCCCCCTCAGCGCACAGTCCGTTACGCCGCCGGAGGAACACTTCGGCCACGAAATCGGTGCGGACTACCAGTTGCCCAACTACACGCAGCACATGGCCTACTGGCACACCCTGGAACGAGAGTCGGATCGCGTCGTGCTCGACGAGATCGGCCGCACGGCTGAGGATCGCCCGCAGATGATGGCCATTGTCACGTCTCCGGCCAACCAGGCGCGACTCGAGGAATACCGACAGATCTCGCGTCGTCTCGCGCTCGCGGAGGGGCTGGACGAGGCTGCTGCCCGAGAACTGGCGGCTGAGGGAAAAGCCGTGATCTGGATCGACGGGGGTCTGCACGCTTCGGAGGTCCTAGGCGCTCAGCAGCTCACTGAGACGCTGTACCAAATGGCAAGCGGCACGGACACCGAGACTATGCGCCTCCTGGACGACGTCATCATCCTCTTCACGCACGCGAACCCGGACGGCCATGAGTTGCTCGGTGACTGGTACATGCGGGAGGACGACCCTCTGGAGCGGACCACCGGCGGCATCCCGACCCTGTATCAGAAGTACGTGGGCCACGACAATAATCGGGACTCGTATCTCGTGTCTCAGCCCGAGACGGAGAACATGGCGCGCGTCCTGTACATCGATTGGATGCCACAGATCATGTACAACCACCACCAGATCGGTCCGGCGGGCGCCATCATGTGGGCTCCACCCTTCCGGTATCCTGCCAACTACAACATCGACCCCCTCGTGCTGTCAGGCATCGAGCAGGTCGGAATGGCCATGCAGTCTCGCTTCATCTTCGAAGACAAGCCGGGTGTAACCATGCGCGAAGGTGGTCCCTTCTCGACCTGGTGGAACGGTGGACTGCGAACGACCGCCTACTTCCACAACATCGTCGGGCTTCTCACAGAGACGCAGGGGAATCCGACCCCTATTACGGTGCCGTTCATTCCGAGCCGCATCATGCCGGACGGAGACTACCTCCTCCCCATCGAGCCGCAGCCGTGGCACTTCCGGCAATCGATCGATTACTCCGTGACCGCGAACCGAGCCGTGCTGGACTACGCGTCGCGTTATCGTGAGCAGTTGCTTATGAACATCTGGAAGGCTGGATCCAACCAGATCGCGAAGGGCAACACGGACACGTGGCGGGTCACACCGTCTCGCATGGCAGCGCTCGGGGATGTGCTCGCCGAGAACAACGCGGAAGAGCGTTTTGTGGGACCTCAGACGGGAGCCCTAGCCGGCTACTTCTCGATGGGTTCACCCACCGAATACTTCGACGAACTCAGGAAGCCAGAGGACCGCGATCCGCGTGGCTACATCCTCCGCTCCGATCAGGCCGACTTCCCGACCGCTACGAAGTTCGTGAACACGCTGATCAAGAACGGGGTCACGGCGCACCGGGCGACTCGCGACTTCGATGTGATGGGCACGAGCTACCCGGCCAACTCTTGGGTCGTCAAGTCTGCGCAGGCTTATCGCGGGCACGTGCTCGACATGTTCGAGCCGCAGGATCACCCGAACGATTTCAAGTATGAGGGAGGGCCGCCGGTCGCTCCGTACGACAACGCTGGGTACACACTCGCATATCAGATGGGCATCGACTTCGACCGGATCCTCGAGGGATTTGATGGACCGTTCGAAAAAGTAGAGGGGATGGCCAGGCCGCCTGCAGGGATCGTGGCAAATGCGACGGGGGCGGTCGGGTACATGCTCAACCACGCCGCGAACGACGTGTCGATCATCACGAACCGTCTGTTGGAAGAAGGTATGGAGGTGAGTTGGATCACCGAGCCCGCCACCATGGGAGGGAGGACCTTCCCTGCCGGGACCGTATGGGTCCCCGCCGCGAGCGGGGTTGCGGACAGACTGGCTGAATGGGGAGCCGAGCTTGGCATCTCAGCAACCGGGGTCTCTTCCACACCCACATCGGCCATGCTGGCCTTGAACACGGTGCGAGTCGGTCTGTGGGACCGCTACGGTGGCTCAATGCCATCGGGGTGGACTCGCTGGCTCTTCGAACAATTCGAGTTCCCCTACGAGATGGTCTACCCGGACGACCTGAACGCCGGTGATCTCCGTGACAACTTCGACGTCATCGTATTCGTGACGGGGGCGATCCCCGCTCAGGACGGTGGGGGTGGCGATGGCTTCGCGATCTTCGGCGCCGGTCCGGACGAAGAGTCGATCCCGGACGAGTATCAACACATGCTCGGGAACGTGACCGTCGCAGAGACTGTGCCGGAGTTGGTGGAGTTCATGGAGGAAGGCGGCACGGTGGTGGCCATCGGCTCCTCGATCGCGATGGCCCAACACGCCGGGTTACCGCTGAGCAATCACATCGTGGACGGAGAAGGTCAGGCTCTTGGTGAGGAGGACTACTACGTCCCGGGATCGGTACTCCGGGTGAAGGTCGACAACACACGACCGCTCGCCTTCGGGATGCCGAGTGAGCTCGACGTCTTCTTCAGCAACTCACCCGTAATGCGGCTTGGGCCGGCAGCCGTCGCCGCCGGAGTCAACCCGATCGCCTGGTTCGATTCCGATGCTCCGCTACGCAGCGGGTGGGCGTGGGGGCAGCACCGGCTGAACGGAGGCCTCGCGATGGCCGAGGCCAAAGTTGGTGAAGGCAACCTGTTCTTGTTCGGTCCGGAGATCACGATGCGTGGTCAGCCGCACGGGACCTTCCAGTTCTTGTTCAACGGGATCTATCTGGCCGGCGCGCAGCCACGTCCAGGTAGGCCGATATCATGA
- a CDS encoding DinB family protein, which yields MRFFHRVIPVAFLMSIGTTPVSAQNLPDFRTEILGQFEGSARKVVALAEAMPADTYDWEPMEGVASVGTVFMHIARYNLMYPEENLGVPGPFPASDYGDWENSVTEKAETVRLLSESMDWVRKVIGDMSDADLESSTVLYGRDVAKASVLLQLVTHMNEHLGQSIAYARMNGIVPPWSM from the coding sequence ATGCGGTTCTTCCACAGGGTGATTCCGGTCGCCTTCCTAATGAGTATCGGCACCACCCCGGTTTCAGCGCAGAATCTTCCCGACTTTCGAACTGAGATCCTGGGGCAGTTCGAGGGGTCTGCGCGGAAGGTCGTCGCGCTCGCCGAGGCGATGCCGGCAGATACGTACGATTGGGAGCCAATGGAAGGCGTGGCGTCCGTTGGGACGGTCTTCATGCACATCGCTCGGTACAACCTGATGTATCCGGAGGAGAATCTGGGCGTTCCTGGGCCGTTTCCTGCTTCGGATTACGGGGACTGGGAGAATTCAGTGACCGAGAAGGCCGAGACGGTGCGGCTGCTGTCCGAGTCCATGGATTGGGTCCGCAAAGTCATCGGAGACATGTCCGACGCCGACCTAGAATCGTCGACGGTCTTGTACGGTCGTGACGTCGCGAAGGCGTCCGTTCTGCTTCAGCTCGTGACCCACATGAACGAACACCTGGGCCAGTCGATCGCGTACGCCCGTATGAACGGTATTGTGCCGCCATGGTCGATGTGA
- a CDS encoding peptide chain release factor 3 — protein sequence MSNADLAHEIRRRRTFAIISHPDAGKTTLTEKLLLFGGAIHLAGSVKSRKAARHATSDWLAMEQERGISITASVLHFDYKGFRINLLDTPGHQDFSEDTYRALMAADSAIMLLDNRRGVEVQTRKLFNVCQKRRLPIFTLVNKCDRAGEDPFGIIDDVQNDLGIRAFAATWPIRVGGRLIGVYDRMDARVILYDAATDHGQSRPEFTVGTLDDPLLDERMGSAGADAVREEITLLTEAGEPMDPEAVARGEATPVFFGSALTNFGIDVLLERFLEAAPAPVARESADGLVDPVDSPFSGFVFKIQANMDLKHRDRVAFLRVCSGRFEAGADAVIARTGKTVRLSQPQEFMARERSHAEDAVAGDVVGLHDRGSLRVGDTVAVGKTMNFPGVPRFSPEHFSQVHLDNPMKRKQLDKGLTHLAEEGTVLLLFAPSITGPVPIVGAVGQLQFDVLKDRLEREYNVRARLAGLPYHCARWVTGSEAEAKDIASLHGRRMVEDVDGHPMILFDNEWALQRSMNQSENVVFHDVQPKKLR from the coding sequence ATGAGCAACGCCGACCTCGCGCATGAGATCAGACGCCGCCGTACCTTCGCGATCATCAGCCATCCGGACGCCGGGAAGACGACGCTGACCGAGAAGCTGCTGCTCTTTGGTGGTGCGATTCACCTCGCAGGGTCTGTGAAGTCCCGAAAAGCAGCCCGGCACGCCACTTCCGACTGGCTCGCCATGGAGCAGGAACGCGGCATCTCCATCACGGCGAGTGTTCTGCACTTCGACTACAAGGGCTTTCGGATCAACCTGCTGGACACGCCGGGGCACCAAGACTTCTCCGAAGACACCTATCGGGCGCTCATGGCCGCCGACAGCGCCATCATGCTGCTCGACAACCGCCGTGGGGTCGAGGTCCAGACCCGGAAGCTCTTCAACGTATGTCAGAAGCGACGGCTCCCCATCTTCACGCTGGTCAACAAGTGCGACCGTGCTGGCGAGGACCCCTTCGGCATCATCGACGACGTGCAGAACGACCTCGGCATCCGGGCCTTTGCGGCAACGTGGCCCATTCGAGTCGGAGGACGACTGATCGGCGTGTACGACCGCATGGATGCTCGCGTGATCCTTTACGACGCTGCCACCGATCACGGTCAGTCGAGACCCGAGTTCACAGTCGGCACTCTCGACGACCCCTTGTTGGACGAACGCATGGGAAGCGCAGGTGCCGACGCGGTGCGTGAGGAGATTACGCTTCTGACCGAAGCCGGAGAACCAATGGATCCTGAGGCGGTCGCTCGCGGTGAAGCAACGCCGGTCTTCTTTGGCAGCGCTCTGACCAACTTCGGAATCGATGTGCTTCTAGAGCGCTTCCTAGAGGCCGCCCCGGCACCCGTTGCACGAGAAAGTGCAGATGGCCTGGTCGATCCAGTCGATTCACCGTTTTCCGGTTTCGTGTTCAAGATCCAAGCCAACATGGATCTCAAACATCGAGACCGCGTGGCATTCCTCCGGGTGTGCTCCGGACGCTTCGAGGCCGGAGCCGACGCCGTCATCGCCCGAACAGGAAAGACGGTTCGTCTGTCCCAGCCTCAGGAATTCATGGCGCGGGAGAGGAGCCACGCGGAAGACGCTGTGGCCGGTGATGTAGTGGGCCTCCACGACCGAGGAAGTCTGCGCGTCGGAGATACGGTGGCGGTTGGAAAAACAATGAACTTCCCGGGTGTGCCCAGATTCTCACCGGAACACTTCAGTCAGGTACACCTCGACAACCCGATGAAGCGGAAGCAGCTGGACAAGGGTCTGACGCACCTGGCCGAGGAGGGCACGGTCCTACTCTTGTTCGCGCCGTCTATCACCGGCCCAGTGCCCATCGTCGGAGCTGTAGGTCAACTCCAGTTCGATGTACTCAAGGACCGACTGGAACGAGAGTACAACGTTAGGGCCAGACTCGCCGGCCTCCCGTACCATTGTGCCCGTTGGGTCACCGGATCGGAAGCCGAGGCCAAAGACATCGCCTCCCTCCACGGGCGCCGGATGGTCGAGGACGTTGACGGCCACCCCATGATCCTCTTCGACAACGAGTGGGCCCTCCAGCGCAGCATGAACCAGAGTGAGAATGTAGTTTTTCACGACGTGCAGCCTAAGAAACTTCGCTAG
- a CDS encoding RsmD family RNA methyltransferase, translating into MRIVGGKFAGRHLTSPGKAVRPTPEVIRDKVITLLKDELAGARMLDLFAGSGAVGLEGLSRGARYVDFVENGAPALHALKANVAALKASKKCRIFKQDVIPYVERLSADAYDVAFADPPYGSGKLDRVIARWLEVPFASYLALEHAKDHVGVPKGKRYDFDGPTRITILKAKQR; encoded by the coding sequence ATGCGCATCGTAGGAGGGAAATTCGCCGGCAGGCATTTAACGTCCCCCGGAAAGGCCGTCCGGCCCACACCCGAGGTAATCCGGGACAAGGTAATCACCCTTCTGAAGGACGAGCTCGCCGGCGCGCGCATGCTCGATTTGTTCGCAGGGTCTGGGGCGGTTGGTCTGGAGGGGCTGTCGCGGGGGGCACGCTACGTAGACTTCGTGGAGAACGGAGCCCCGGCGCTCCACGCTCTAAAAGCGAACGTCGCGGCCCTGAAAGCCAGTAAGAAGTGCCGCATCTTCAAACAGGACGTCATTCCATACGTGGAGCGCTTGAGCGCTGACGCGTACGATGTCGCATTCGCGGACCCCCCTTATGGATCCGGCAAGCTAGACCGAGTCATCGCACGCTGGCTGGAAGTGCCGTTTGCTTCCTACTTGGCGCTGGAACACGCGAAGGACCACGTGGGAGTGCCGAAGGGCAAACGCTACGACTTCGATGGCCCAACCCGCATCACCATCCTGAAGGCGAAGCAGAGATGA
- a CDS encoding aldolase/citrate lyase family protein gives MRTKLFGSSRLSLLPLSLSMSVLLVGCNAESAEDATATPAVQTTLIQLWSEGSPAFGVFVPNERSRQTVAEDGSRLPALYTAAGGAALAQNDLLDYLFLNLEADFDPEAVTAIAEGLAASGVAVPPTLLVRIPPISSDGVDAARARVADVLSRGAQGVVIPHVRSPDQARRAVSFFADAGANVWSPANPTGDVIAFIMIEDEGALAAASEIADTPGYSVLACGIGSLTRALGGDREAAEAGNQVVLGHAKRIGVPDVITANADDVARRIEQGFLGLLMSGREADEAIRVGRAAAGR, from the coding sequence ATGCGCACTAAGCTCTTCGGGTCGTCCCGGCTGTCATTGCTCCCGCTCTCCCTGTCGATGTCCGTCCTCTTGGTGGGCTGCAACGCTGAGTCCGCAGAGGACGCTACCGCGACCCCGGCCGTCCAGACGACTCTGATCCAACTGTGGTCAGAGGGGAGCCCCGCCTTCGGCGTGTTCGTGCCCAACGAACGCTCCCGGCAGACGGTGGCGGAGGACGGATCGAGGCTGCCCGCGCTCTACACCGCGGCCGGTGGCGCCGCGCTCGCACAGAACGACCTCTTAGACTACCTCTTCTTGAACCTCGAAGCGGATTTCGACCCCGAGGCGGTCACGGCGATCGCAGAAGGTCTGGCCGCGTCGGGTGTCGCCGTTCCTCCGACGCTGCTCGTACGCATTCCCCCGATATCGTCGGACGGCGTCGACGCGGCCCGCGCGCGAGTCGCCGACGTTCTCTCACGCGGCGCGCAGGGCGTCGTGATTCCGCACGTGCGTAGCCCGGACCAGGCGCGGCGGGCGGTGAGCTTCTTTGCGGATGCCGGAGCCAACGTCTGGTCTCCCGCCAACCCCACTGGCGACGTGATCGCGTTCATCATGATCGAAGACGAGGGTGCGCTGGCCGCGGCTTCCGAGATTGCGGATACACCTGGGTACAGCGTCTTGGCTTGCGGCATCGGGAGTCTGACCCGCGCATTGGGTGGTGACCGCGAGGCGGCCGAGGCTGGGAATCAGGTCGTGCTGGGCCACGCGAAACGCATCGGTGTCCCCGACGTGATTACCGCCAACGCGGACGATGTTGCTCGACGGATCGAGCAAGGCTTCTTGGGACTGCTCATGTCCGGCCGGGAGGCGGACGAGGCGATCCGAGTCGGTAGGGCTGCGGCTGGCCGCTAG